The Streptomyces sp. SS1-1 genome has a segment encoding these proteins:
- a CDS encoding gamma-glutamylcyclotransferase family protein, producing the protein MTLSPRLPFFVYGTLRPGEPHHGTLLRGRTLTEEPGRLRGALLYDGPGYPYAVEERGAGTVEGDLVTVRPDDYPELLAALDRLEEYRPGDPRNLYERVAREVLRTGDGTPVRAWVYVAAPAVAARLRTHGTPLAGGDWKAR; encoded by the coding sequence GTGACCCTCTCTCCCCGACTGCCGTTCTTCGTCTACGGCACCCTGCGCCCCGGCGAGCCCCACCACGGCACCCTGCTGCGCGGCCGCACCCTCACCGAGGAGCCGGGACGCCTGCGCGGAGCGCTGCTGTACGACGGCCCCGGCTACCCGTACGCCGTGGAGGAGCGGGGCGCCGGCACCGTCGAGGGCGACCTCGTCACCGTCCGGCCCGATGACTACCCGGAGTTGCTCGCCGCGCTCGACCGGCTGGAGGAGTACCGCCCGGGCGACCCGCGCAACCTCTACGAGCGGGTCGCCCGCGAGGTCCTGCGCACCGGCGACGGCACGCCCGTCCGCGCCTGGGTGTACGTCGCCGCGCCCGCCGTCGCCGCCCGCCTGCGCACCCACGGCACACCGCTGGCGGGCGGCGACTGGAAGGCACGCTGA
- a CDS encoding M4 family metallopeptidase, translated as MSRIRPHFKGSRPAVAGVAVAVAALMATALSPTAGADGTPTRATALRNAAAVLEDMPGTLGLTPRQDTSVRDVVVDADGAQHVRYDRTYRGLPVLGGDFVVHLAKDGTYRSASRATRGTLSLASVTPRIAAPKAADLAAGVLRAVHAGQTLRRLTTRPELVVDALHGTPRLAWRTDAAAQDSLGNPVARTVLTDARTGDRIDAWDGIETASGDGKSLYAGTVPLQTSGSQPSYQLKDPTRGGTYTGDAANKTDLCILTICLSRAPATVFTDADDHWGDGTTGDRSTVAVDAQYGTDVTWDYYRDVHGRNGIAGDGKGSFNRVHYGNDYNNAFWDDSCFCMTYGDGDGTQLGPLVSLDVAGHEMSHGVTSKTAGLTYSGESGGLNESTSDVFGTLVEFHADNAAEPGDYLIGERVVRSGLGRDALRYMDKPSRDGESADCWSSSVSGLDVHYSSGVGNHFAYLLAEGSGAKTLNGVRYDSPTCDGSTVTGIGRAKLGKIWYRALTVYMTSSTTYAGARTATLNAAKDLYGAGSTEYAAVGAAWKAVNVA; from the coding sequence ATGAGCCGAATACGGCCGCACTTCAAGGGTTCCCGTCCGGCCGTGGCGGGCGTCGCCGTCGCCGTCGCCGCCCTGATGGCCACCGCCCTGTCCCCCACCGCCGGGGCGGACGGGACACCCACCCGGGCCACCGCGCTGCGCAACGCGGCGGCGGTCCTCGAGGACATGCCGGGCACGCTGGGCCTGACGCCCCGCCAGGACACGTCCGTACGGGACGTCGTCGTCGACGCCGACGGTGCCCAGCACGTCCGCTACGACCGCACCTACCGCGGACTGCCCGTCCTCGGCGGCGACTTCGTCGTCCACCTGGCGAAGGACGGCACCTACCGGAGCGCTTCCCGCGCCACGCGCGGCACCCTCTCCCTGGCGAGCGTCACCCCGCGGATCGCCGCGCCGAAGGCGGCCGACCTCGCGGCGGGCGTGCTGCGCGCCGTCCACGCCGGGCAGACGCTGCGACGGCTCACCACCCGCCCCGAGCTGGTCGTGGACGCCCTGCACGGCACCCCGCGGCTGGCCTGGCGGACCGACGCCGCCGCCCAGGACTCCCTCGGCAACCCGGTCGCCCGCACGGTCCTCACCGACGCCCGCACCGGCGACCGGATCGACGCGTGGGACGGCATCGAGACCGCGTCCGGCGACGGGAAGTCGCTGTACGCGGGCACGGTCCCGCTCCAGACGTCCGGCTCCCAGCCGTCGTACCAGCTCAAGGACCCGACGCGCGGCGGCACGTACACAGGTGACGCCGCGAACAAGACGGACCTGTGCATCCTGACGATCTGTCTGAGCCGCGCCCCGGCCACGGTGTTCACCGACGCCGACGACCACTGGGGCGACGGCACCACCGGCGACCGTTCGACCGTCGCGGTGGACGCCCAGTACGGCACGGACGTCACCTGGGACTACTACCGGGACGTGCACGGCCGCAACGGCATCGCGGGCGACGGCAAGGGCTCGTTCAACCGTGTGCACTACGGCAACGACTACAACAACGCCTTCTGGGACGACAGTTGCTTCTGCATGACCTACGGCGACGGTGACGGCACCCAGCTCGGCCCGCTGGTGTCGCTGGACGTCGCCGGGCACGAGATGTCGCACGGCGTGACGTCCAAGACGGCGGGCCTGACGTACTCGGGCGAGTCGGGCGGCCTGAACGAGTCCACGTCCGACGTCTTCGGGACGCTCGTGGAGTTCCACGCGGACAACGCCGCCGAGCCCGGCGACTACCTGATCGGTGAGCGGGTCGTGCGCTCCGGGCTCGGCCGGGACGCCCTGCGGTACATGGACAAGCCGTCGCGGGACGGCGAGTCCGCGGACTGCTGGAGCTCGTCCGTCTCCGGGCTCGACGTCCACTACTCGTCCGGGGTCGGCAACCACTTCGCGTACCTGCTCGCCGAGGGCAGCGGCGCCAAGACCCTCAACGGCGTCCGCTACGACTCCCCCACCTGCGACGGCTCGACGGTCACCGGGATCGGCCGGGCCAAGCTCGGCAAGATCTGGTACCGGGCGCTGACGGTCTACATGACGTCCTCCACGACGTACGCGGGCGCCCGTACGGCCACGCTGAACGCGGCGAAGGACCTGTACGGGGCCGGCAGCACGGAGTACGCGGCGGTGGGCGCCGCCTGGAAGGCCGTGAACGTGGCCTGA
- a CDS encoding aminoglycoside phosphotransferase family protein, translating into MPSSPESPPVRMRAGELDIDEALVERLVAGRFPRWAGLPVRRVASAGTDNAMFRLGPDLVVRLPRLPGGGRQVGAEHHWLPRLAPHLPLTVPAPLALGEPDAGYPLPWGVYAWLDGADAFDAPPADLAAAARELGRFVAALRSVDAAGGPPSYRGGPVRAGDADVRNAIRDLGAAGTLDARAATEVWEAVLRVPDRDGAPVWLHGDLLPGNLLTSAGRLTAVIDFGCFGTGDPAADLMPTWTLLDAPAREVFRAAAGADDATWERGRGWALRFGLTAEHHYGDTCGNGTNPVLATVARRTVAEVLADR; encoded by the coding sequence ATGCCGTCCAGCCCCGAGTCGCCCCCGGTCCGGATGCGCGCCGGCGAACTGGACATCGACGAGGCGCTGGTGGAGCGGCTGGTCGCCGGGCGGTTCCCGCGCTGGGCCGGACTGCCCGTGCGGCGCGTGGCGTCCGCCGGGACCGACAACGCGATGTTCCGGCTCGGCCCCGACCTCGTCGTGCGGCTGCCGCGGCTGCCCGGCGGGGGGAGGCAGGTCGGCGCCGAGCACCACTGGCTGCCCCGGCTGGCCCCGCACCTGCCGCTCACGGTCCCGGCGCCGCTCGCGCTGGGCGAGCCGGACGCCGGGTACCCGCTGCCGTGGGGGGTGTACGCCTGGCTGGACGGCGCGGACGCCTTCGACGCCCCGCCCGCCGACCTCGCCGCGGCCGCCCGTGAACTGGGGCGCTTCGTCGCCGCGCTGCGCTCGGTGGACGCCGCCGGCGGCCCGCCGTCGTACCGGGGCGGCCCGGTCCGCGCGGGCGACGCCGACGTACGGAACGCGATCCGCGACCTGGGGGCGGCCGGCACCCTGGACGCGCGGGCGGCCACCGAGGTGTGGGAGGCCGTGCTCCGGGTCCCCGACCGGGACGGCGCCCCCGTCTGGCTGCACGGCGACCTCCTGCCGGGCAATCTGCTGACCTCCGCCGGCCGGCTCACCGCCGTCATCGACTTCGGCTGCTTCGGCACCGGCGACCCGGCCGCCGACCTCATGCCGACCTGGACCCTCCTGGACGCCCCGGCCCGTGAGGTCTTCCGCGCGGCGGCGGGCGCCGACGACGCCACCTGGGAGCGCGGCCGGGGCTGGGCCCTGCGCTTCGGCCTGACGGCGGAGCACCACTACGGCGACACCTGCGGCAACGGCACCAACCCGGTCCTGGCGACCGTGGCCCGGCGGACGGTGGCCGAGGTGCTGGCCGACCGGTGA
- a CDS encoding class F sortase gives MRRAQEAQVRSDRRMGDVAIAAASVLALGCAVLLLAGGAEHPPPQPSAAQAARTDAPGAGARAAGTAARALPSSSPDRIRIPAIRVDAPLTGLGLTSSGSLDVPPAGRPDLAGWYESGTTPGETGTAIVAGHVDNADGPAVFYRLGAVRKGGTIEVDRRDGGTAVFTVDAVEVYDAKNFPDEKVYGPAARPELRVITCGGGYSRATGYRGNVVVFAHLTGSR, from the coding sequence ATGAGGAGAGCCCAGGAGGCACAGGTGCGCAGTGACCGCAGGATGGGTGACGTGGCGATAGCCGCGGCCAGTGTGCTGGCGCTCGGCTGTGCCGTGCTGCTGCTGGCCGGCGGCGCCGAGCACCCTCCGCCGCAGCCGTCGGCGGCGCAGGCCGCCCGCACCGACGCGCCGGGCGCCGGCGCGCGGGCCGCCGGAACCGCCGCGCGGGCCCTTCCCTCCTCCTCGCCCGACCGCATCCGCATCCCCGCGATCCGGGTCGACGCGCCGCTGACCGGCCTGGGGCTGACGTCCTCGGGCAGCCTCGACGTGCCGCCCGCCGGACGCCCGGACCTCGCGGGCTGGTACGAGTCCGGAACGACGCCCGGGGAGACGGGCACCGCGATCGTCGCCGGACACGTCGACAACGCCGACGGGCCCGCCGTGTTCTACCGGCTCGGTGCCGTGCGCAAGGGCGGCACGATCGAGGTGGACCGGCGCGACGGCGGCACGGCCGTGTTCACCGTGGATGCCGTGGAGGTGTACGACGCGAAGAACTTCCCGGACGAGAAGGTGTACGGCCCGGCGGCCCGGCCCGAGCTGCGGGTGATCACCTGCGGCGGCGGCTACTCACGGGCGACCGGCTACCGGGGCAACGTGGTCGTCTTCGCGCATCTGACGGGCAGCCGCTGA
- a CDS encoding sulfite exporter TauE/SafE family protein: MPDISLTTVVVLCLAALAAGWIDAVVGGGGLLLLPALLLGLPAGTPAAYALGTNKAVAIVGTTGAAVTYVRKAPVDVGLAVRIGLAALAGSSGGAFFAAGMSTEVLKPVIMVVLLAVGAFVILRPAFGTAPASGPVSPRRVLAAIGLAGLGIGFYDGLIGPGTGTFLVLALTAVLHQDLVTASATAKIVNCCTNAGALATFAWQGTVWWQLAAVMAVFNLAGGTIGARTALKKGSGFVRIVLLTVVFSLVAKLAYEQWLA, encoded by the coding sequence ATGCCCGACATATCCCTGACCACGGTCGTCGTCCTGTGCCTCGCGGCCCTCGCGGCCGGATGGATCGACGCCGTGGTCGGCGGCGGGGGACTCTTGCTGCTGCCCGCCCTGCTGCTCGGCCTGCCCGCCGGCACCCCGGCCGCGTACGCGCTCGGCACCAACAAGGCGGTGGCGATCGTCGGTACGACGGGCGCCGCCGTCACCTACGTCCGCAAGGCGCCCGTGGACGTCGGGCTCGCCGTGCGCATCGGGCTCGCGGCCCTCGCCGGCTCCAGCGGCGGCGCGTTCTTCGCGGCCGGCATGAGCACCGAGGTCCTCAAGCCCGTGATCATGGTGGTGCTGCTAGCGGTGGGCGCCTTCGTCATCCTGCGCCCCGCCTTCGGTACGGCCCCGGCGTCCGGCCCGGTCTCACCCCGCCGCGTCCTCGCCGCGATCGGCCTCGCGGGCCTCGGCATCGGCTTCTACGACGGTCTCATCGGCCCCGGCACGGGCACGTTCCTGGTGCTCGCGCTCACCGCCGTGCTGCACCAGGACCTGGTCACGGCCTCCGCGACCGCCAAGATCGTCAACTGCTGCACCAACGCCGGGGCGCTGGCCACCTTCGCCTGGCAGGGCACGGTCTGGTGGCAGCTGGCGGCCGTGATGGCGGTGTTCAACCTGGCGGGCGGCACGATCGGGGCCCGTACCGCCCTGAAGAAGGGCAGCGGCTTCGTCCGGATCGTGCTGCTGACGGTGGTGTTCTCGCTGGTGGCGAAGCTGGCGTACGAGCAGTGGCTGGCGTGA
- a CDS encoding NAD(P)/FAD-dependent oxidoreductase yields MTSNTRVVVIGAGLAGVRLARRLGELGTDVTLVGDEEHRPYNRVLLAEVLAGRYSPDVIALPEPAGLVRGRVTGIDRTARAVRLEDGRSIGYGTLVLATGSNPVLPPLRGLFTPAHVLPEGVHAFRTLDDCLGLSKAVRPGVRAVVIGGGLLGVSAARALALRGAQVVLAQQSERLMERQLDPAASALVRRHLTGLGVEVHTELRVRDVLCVGGAVRSVEMADGYALDADLVVLACGVHPRVGLATAAGLDVAKGVVVDDELRTSDPHIRAVGDCAQHAGTVYGLAAPALEQADVLAASLAGDGAARYTGTRALTRLTLAGEGFFDLAAFGETEARPGDDVVQLADATRGTYRKVVVRDDRLVGGVLVGELGTVGALARAWEGAEPLPGDAPLLHLLTNDGGS; encoded by the coding sequence ATGACCTCGAATACGCGTGTGGTGGTGATCGGCGCCGGCCTCGCGGGCGTACGGCTCGCCCGGCGGCTCGGCGAGCTCGGCACGGACGTGACGCTCGTCGGCGACGAGGAGCACCGCCCGTACAACCGGGTCCTGCTCGCCGAGGTGCTGGCCGGGCGCTACAGCCCGGACGTGATCGCCCTGCCGGAGCCCGCCGGACTGGTCCGGGGCCGGGTCACCGGCATCGACCGGACGGCACGCGCCGTGCGCCTCGAGGACGGGCGGTCGATCGGGTACGGCACCCTCGTCCTGGCCACCGGCTCCAACCCGGTGCTGCCGCCGCTGCGCGGCCTGTTCACCCCCGCCCACGTGCTGCCGGAGGGCGTCCACGCCTTCCGCACCCTGGACGACTGCCTCGGCCTGTCCAAGGCGGTCCGGCCCGGTGTGCGGGCCGTCGTGATCGGCGGCGGGCTCCTCGGGGTCTCCGCGGCCCGGGCGCTGGCGCTGCGCGGCGCCCAGGTCGTGCTCGCCCAGCAGTCCGAGCGGCTGATGGAACGCCAGCTCGACCCGGCCGCCTCCGCGCTGGTCCGGCGGCATCTGACCGGCCTCGGCGTCGAGGTCCACACCGAGCTGCGCGTCCGGGACGTGCTCTGCGTCGGCGGGGCGGTCCGCTCGGTCGAGATGGCCGACGGGTACGCGCTCGACGCCGACCTCGTCGTCCTGGCCTGCGGGGTGCACCCCCGGGTGGGGCTCGCCACGGCCGCCGGCCTGGACGTCGCCAAGGGCGTCGTCGTCGACGACGAGCTGCGCACCTCCGACCCGCACATCCGGGCCGTCGGCGACTGCGCGCAGCACGCCGGGACCGTGTACGGGCTCGCCGCGCCCGCGCTGGAACAGGCCGACGTGCTCGCCGCCTCGCTCGCCGGGGACGGCGCCGCCCGCTACACCGGCACCCGCGCGCTGACCCGGCTGACGCTGGCCGGCGAGGGCTTCTTCGACCTCGCCGCGTTCGGCGAGACGGAGGCCCGGCCCGGCGACGACGTCGTCCAGCTCGCCGACGCCACCCGCGGCACCTACCGCAAGGTCGTCGTCCGCGACGACCGCCTGGTCGGCGGGGTCCTCGTCGGCGAACTCGGCACCGTCGGCGCGCTCGCCCGCGCCTGGGAGGGCGCCGAGCCGCTCCCCGGCGACGCCCCCCTGCTGCACCTGCTCACCAACGATGGAGGCTCCTGA
- the nirB gene encoding nitrite reductase large subunit NirB codes for MTATPGATPTIVLVGHGMVGQRFLEALAERGLTATHRVVVLCEEPRPAYDRVALTSYFSGRTPEDLSLTDMEFIETHGIELYVGDPAVHVDREARKVTARSGEVFAYDTLVLATGSYPFVPPVPNKDADGCFVYRTIEDLLAIEEYAKARATTGAVVGGGLLGLEAAGALKGLGVEAHIVEFAPRLMPVQVDEGGGAALLRTIEDMGLSVHTGVGTQEIVVDDAGAVTGMKLSDGSELATDMVVFSAGVRPRDQLARDCGLTVGERGGIAVDERCRTVSDPSVFAIGECALAVDGRVYGLVAPGYEQAETAAATIADDEASFTGADLSTKLKLLGVDVASFGDAHGTTEDCLDVVYSDSRAGLYKKLVVGRDGTLLGGILVGDAEAYGTLRAFTGSVPPVSPESLVLPAGAGAPAQLGPAALPDEAVICSCHNVTKGTIRGAVTEHSCTTVPEVKKCTKAGTGCGSCVKVLGQLVTAELEASGVEVDKGLCGCFAQTREELYEIVLALRITTYQDLLDRFGRDGARGGDGCEICKPTVASVIASLAPTIGASGYVLDGEQAALQDSNDHFLANLQKNGSYSVVPRIPGGEVTPEGLIVIGEIARDFGLYTKITGGQRIDMFGARVEQLPLIWARLVDAGFESGHAYGKSLRTVKSCVGQTWCRYGVQDSVRMAIDLELRYRGLRSPHKLKSAVSGCQRECAEAQSKDFGVIATANGWNLYVGGNGGATPRHADLLAQDLSDAELIRLIDRFLMFYIRTADRLERTSVWLERIPGGLDHVREVVVEDSLGICEELESLMAAHVSHYRDEWAETINDPEKLARFVSFVNAPDTPDPVVGFVPERGQIKPDLPLLSIGLRPRADDVLEGSAQR; via the coding sequence ATGACGGCCACCCCCGGGGCGACCCCCACGATCGTGCTCGTCGGCCACGGCATGGTCGGCCAGCGCTTCCTCGAGGCGCTCGCCGAGCGCGGCCTGACCGCCACGCACCGCGTGGTCGTGCTGTGCGAGGAGCCGCGTCCGGCGTACGACCGTGTGGCGCTCACCTCGTACTTCTCGGGCCGCACACCCGAGGACCTGTCGCTGACCGACATGGAGTTCATCGAGACGCACGGCATCGAGCTGTACGTCGGCGACCCGGCGGTCCACGTCGACCGGGAGGCCCGCAAGGTCACCGCCCGCTCCGGCGAGGTCTTCGCCTACGACACACTCGTCCTCGCCACCGGCTCGTACCCGTTCGTGCCGCCGGTGCCGAACAAGGACGCCGACGGCTGCTTCGTCTACCGCACGATCGAGGACCTGCTCGCGATCGAGGAGTACGCGAAGGCCCGCGCCACCACCGGTGCCGTGGTCGGCGGCGGACTGCTGGGCCTGGAGGCCGCCGGCGCGCTCAAGGGGCTCGGGGTGGAGGCGCACATCGTGGAGTTCGCGCCGCGCCTGATGCCGGTGCAGGTGGACGAGGGCGGCGGCGCCGCGCTGCTGCGCACCATCGAGGACATGGGCCTGAGCGTGCACACGGGGGTCGGCACACAGGAGATCGTGGTCGACGACGCGGGTGCCGTCACCGGGATGAAGCTGTCCGACGGCTCCGAACTCGCCACCGACATGGTGGTGTTCAGCGCCGGTGTCCGCCCCCGCGACCAGCTGGCCCGCGACTGCGGCCTCACGGTCGGCGAGCGCGGCGGCATCGCGGTCGACGAGCGCTGCCGTACGGTGTCCGACCCGTCGGTGTTCGCGATCGGCGAGTGCGCCCTTGCCGTGGACGGCCGGGTGTACGGCCTGGTCGCCCCCGGCTACGAGCAGGCGGAGACGGCCGCCGCGACGATCGCCGACGACGAGGCGTCCTTCACCGGCGCCGACCTGTCCACCAAGCTGAAGCTGCTCGGTGTGGACGTGGCCTCCTTCGGCGACGCGCACGGCACCACCGAGGACTGCCTGGACGTCGTGTACTCCGACTCCCGCGCGGGCCTGTACAAGAAGCTGGTCGTCGGCCGGGACGGCACCCTGCTCGGCGGCATCCTGGTCGGGGACGCGGAGGCGTACGGCACGCTCCGGGCGTTCACCGGCTCGGTCCCGCCGGTCTCCCCCGAGTCGCTGGTGCTGCCGGCCGGCGCGGGCGCCCCCGCCCAGCTCGGCCCGGCCGCGCTGCCCGACGAGGCGGTGATCTGCTCCTGCCACAACGTCACCAAGGGCACGATCCGCGGCGCGGTCACCGAGCACAGCTGCACCACCGTGCCCGAGGTGAAGAAGTGCACCAAGGCCGGTACGGGGTGCGGCAGTTGCGTGAAGGTGCTCGGCCAGCTCGTCACCGCCGAGCTGGAGGCGTCCGGCGTCGAGGTGGACAAGGGCCTGTGCGGCTGCTTCGCGCAGACCCGCGAGGAGCTGTACGAGATCGTCCTCGCCCTGCGCATCACCACCTACCAGGACCTGCTGGACCGCTTCGGCCGCGACGGCGCCCGCGGCGGCGACGGCTGCGAGATCTGCAAGCCCACGGTCGCGTCGGTCATCGCGTCCCTCGCCCCCACGATCGGCGCGAGCGGCTACGTCCTGGACGGCGAGCAGGCGGCCCTCCAGGACAGCAACGACCACTTCCTCGCCAACCTCCAGAAGAACGGCTCCTATTCGGTCGTCCCGCGCATCCCCGGCGGCGAGGTCACCCCCGAGGGCCTGATCGTGATCGGCGAGATCGCCCGGGACTTCGGCCTCTACACGAAGATCACCGGCGGTCAGCGGATCGACATGTTCGGCGCCCGCGTCGAGCAGCTGCCGCTGATCTGGGCCCGGCTCGTCGACGCCGGCTTCGAGTCCGGCCACGCCTACGGCAAGTCGCTGCGCACGGTGAAGTCCTGTGTGGGGCAGACCTGGTGCCGCTACGGCGTGCAGGACTCGGTCCGCATGGCGATCGACCTGGAGCTGCGGTACCGGGGGCTGAGGTCGCCGCACAAGCTGAAGTCGGCGGTGTCCGGCTGCCAGCGCGAGTGCGCGGAGGCCCAGTCGAAGGACTTCGGCGTGATCGCCACCGCCAACGGCTGGAACCTGTACGTCGGCGGCAACGGCGGCGCCACCCCGCGCCACGCGGACCTGCTGGCGCAGGACCTGTCCGACGCCGAACTGATCCGGCTGATCGATCGGTTCCTGATGTTCTACATCCGCACCGCGGACCGTCTGGAACGCACCAGCGTGTGGCTGGAGCGCATCCCGGGCGGCCTGGACCACGTCCGCGAGGTCGTCGTGGAGGACTCCCTCGGCATCTGCGAGGAGCTGGAGTCCCTGATGGCGGCCCATGTCTCGCACTACCGCGACGAGTGGGCCGAGACCATCAACGACCCCGAGAAACTGGCGCGGTTCGTGTCCTTCGTGAACGCGCCCGACACCCCCGACCCGGTCGTCGGCTTCGTCCCGGAGCGCGGCCAGATCAAGCCCGACCTGCCCCTGCTGTCCATCGGCCTGCGTCCCCGCGCCGACGACGTCCTGGAAGGAAGCGCCCAGCGATGA
- the nirD gene encoding nitrite reductase small subunit NirD produces the protein MTLAPEITDVKVHVRVGGHWLPVCDLSRLLPGRGVAALLPDGGQVALFRDRSGRLYAIDNRDPFGGAAVLSRGLTGTHRGRPFVASPLLKQRFDLETGQCLDDEAVRVTTYEVRAG, from the coding sequence ATGACCCTGGCTCCCGAGATCACCGATGTGAAGGTCCACGTCCGGGTGGGCGGCCACTGGCTGCCGGTCTGCGACCTTTCCCGGCTGCTGCCGGGCCGGGGCGTGGCGGCCCTGCTGCCGGACGGCGGCCAGGTGGCCCTGTTCCGGGACCGGTCGGGCCGCCTGTACGCCATCGACAACCGCGACCCGTTCGGCGGCGCGGCGGTCCTCTCCCGCGGCCTGACCGGCACGCACCGGGGCCGGCCCTTCGTCGCCTCCCCGCTGCTGAAGCAGCGGTTCGACCTGGAGACGGGCCAGTGCCTGGACGACGAGGCGGTACGGGTGACGACGTACGAGGTGCGGGCGGGCTGA
- a CDS encoding oxidoreductase, with protein sequence MSRWSPRDIPALDGRTAVVTGGNGGIGLATARELAAHGARVVLACRSEARGAAAGDRLVTEVPGALVEVLRLDLADLGSVRAFAETFPYGRLDLLVNNAGVMALPYGTTADGFETQFGVNHLGHFALTGLLLPRLLATPGARVVTVSSPAHLMGNIDLRDLNSERRYRRWTAYARSKSANLLFTHELARRLAARDADVVAAAAHPGYADTGLQAAGPRMAGNRTGERLAHLGNRLFAQPATAGALPVLYAATAPGVRPDSFTGPAFLDWRGAPAPARRASWTTDDRASALLWEHSARLTGVDPEALKP encoded by the coding sequence ATGTCCCGCTGGAGCCCCCGTGACATCCCCGCCCTCGACGGCCGGACCGCCGTCGTCACCGGGGGCAACGGCGGCATCGGCCTCGCCACGGCACGGGAGCTGGCGGCCCACGGGGCGCGGGTGGTGCTCGCCTGCCGCAGCGAGGCCCGGGGCGCGGCGGCGGGGGACCGGCTGGTGACGGAGGTCCCCGGAGCGCTGGTCGAGGTGCTGCGCCTGGACCTGGCCGACCTCGGCTCGGTGCGCGCGTTCGCGGAGACGTTCCCGTACGGCCGGCTCGACCTGCTGGTGAACAACGCCGGGGTGATGGCCCTGCCGTACGGGACGACGGCCGACGGGTTCGAGACGCAGTTCGGCGTCAACCACCTGGGGCACTTCGCGCTCACCGGACTGCTGCTGCCCCGGCTGCTCGCGACGCCGGGCGCGCGCGTGGTGACCGTCTCCAGCCCGGCGCACCTGATGGGGAACATCGACCTGCGCGACCTCAACAGCGAGCGCCGGTACCGGCGGTGGACCGCCTACGCCCGCTCCAAGTCGGCCAACCTGCTCTTCACCCACGAGCTGGCCCGCAGACTGGCGGCGCGCGACGCGGACGTGGTGGCCGCCGCGGCCCACCCCGGCTACGCGGACACCGGGCTCCAGGCCGCCGGGCCGCGCATGGCGGGCAACCGGACCGGCGAACGGCTCGCGCACCTCGGCAACCGCCTGTTCGCCCAGCCGGCGACGGCGGGCGCGCTGCCGGTCCTGTACGCGGCCACCGCGCCCGGCGTCCGCCCCGACTCCTTCACGGGCCCGGCGTTCCTCGACTGGCGCGGCGCCCCCGCCCCCGCGCGGCGGGCCTCCTGGACGACGGACGACCGGGCGAGCGCCCTGCTGTGGGAGCACTCGGCCCGGCTGACCGGCGTGGACCCCGAGGCCCTGAAGCCCTGA
- a CDS encoding excalibur calcium-binding domain-containing protein: protein MNPLRTPGALVAALALAALPATAAAHDGNHPFTNCAEAYASGYSDIPRGDRHYGSHLDRDGDGLGCDSPPAGFVPADDKGSDDTGAEETTSEDKASDDEKTGVGAAADDGGRDGTDLAETGGSDSTPYIAAGGLVAVLAGGTVILAVQRRRTNR, encoded by the coding sequence GTGAACCCGCTCCGCACCCCCGGCGCCCTCGTCGCCGCGCTGGCCCTGGCCGCGCTGCCCGCCACCGCCGCCGCCCACGACGGGAACCACCCGTTCACGAACTGCGCCGAGGCGTACGCCAGCGGGTACTCCGACATCCCCCGCGGCGACCGGCACTACGGGTCCCATCTGGACCGGGACGGCGACGGCCTCGGCTGCGACAGCCCGCCCGCCGGCTTCGTCCCGGCCGACGACAAGGGCTCCGACGACACGGGGGCCGAAGAGACGACGTCCGAGGACAAGGCGTCCGACGACGAGAAGACCGGGGTCGGTGCCGCCGCGGACGACGGCGGCCGGGACGGCACCGACCTCGCCGAGACCGGCGGCTCCGACAGCACCCCGTACATCGCGGCGGGCGGCCTGGTCGCCGTCCTCGCCGGGGGCACGGTGATACTGGCGGTGCAGCGGCGGCGTACGAACCGCTGA